The genome window GTCTCGGTACTACCACACAGGTTGCCTGAATTATCAAGGGCTATAGAATGTGATCCGTTGAAAGACAATCCTGTTGTCCAGGGAACAGTCACATTCTGGGTATAGTGTATCACGCCATCATTGGTATTGGTGGGAAGACCATTACAGATCTCTATGACAATATTCTCTGCGCCATTCCAATAATAAGGAATAGCGAAGTTGAAGGTATTGATACCGAGAGTGGGCGTATAATCAATGGGACCAAAAACAGTATTGGAGATATTTTCCCAGCCGGTGGCTGATGTGTTTAAAGTACCCACCACAGTACCGCCGATCTTGATGGTAAGCTCCTGGATTTCTCCTCCAAAAGTGTTGAGGTTGGTAACATCGAATTTAATGGCATTGATATTACCAGCCGTCATACCAGCGGCGTTTAACTCCGACGCCAGGTAGAGGAACTGGGCGCGCCCACCCTCAAACCAGTCCTGCAGGGGAGCCGGATAATTGGTCCCGGTATTGCCGGCAGTCCCTGTACCAATATTAATATCAGTCTGGGCATGCAGCCGTATGGCTGAGCATACGATCAATAACAGCAACAACAGTCTTCCGCGAAAAGCAGTTATGGAAAATTTTCTCATGTAGCTATTGTTTTGGCAATGATTATATGAATACACATGCTTGCGCATGTTTTTTATTTTCATAAGACACAGATAGGCACTCCTAATCCAACGCCTGCCACTTGATCCAGGAGCGTGCATCCCTGGCACACACCATATCATAAGTAGAAGGACTGGTTTGTATAAAGTAATACCCTTCAGCCTGCGTATATTCAGTCCCAACACTGCTCATGATGGAGATACTGCCGCTGGAAGGCGCTGCACCATAAGTACCCAGCAGGCTGAAGATGATGCGCCCATCGGGTGTAAACACCGGAGGCCGGAAGGCCGGTCCATAGGCAGCCAAAGCATTATTATTCACATAGGCAATACCGCCAAAGTCATAAGTAACACCGCCGCTTGTGCCAAACCGCGGGTAATACATCGTATAGTAATAGTTGGGAATGCTGAAAATGTTGAGGGCGTCCAGCTTCTTGCTTTTGGTAAAGCCCGTAACAGAGATCCAGTACGTACCCTCTAAGATAGCCGACTGCCTCCACCGGGTGGGCGCTGTAAGGTCTACTACGATAGGAGCAATAGCGGATGAGATAGATGCCGGTGCTCCATTTACCTGCAACCATAACTTATTATCAACACTGTCCCAATTCATGTGGGTAAATCCGGTAATCATCCCCGAACCTGTATTGAAAGGAGTAGTCAATTCTACACCGCTGGGGCTATAGGTAAAAAGAGTGGTAAATCCATGCCTGCTTCCGCTGCCGGAATAGGTGTAAAAAGTAATGCGGCGGCTGAGGGGATCAACATTCAGATCAAACTGCTGTCCACCTACCTCAAGCCGGGTAAAATAAGTAAGGAACTTACCCACATGTTGCAATGTCAAAGATTTTGCCCATGATTGGTTTTCCCATGCTGTCCGCTCAGCCCGTGTTGCTTTCTGCAAAATGAGTTTGGAACCATTAAACCTTCCTGTCATTTTAATACTGTCGGCAGTGACTGTATCAATAGCGAACTCAAAGTCATAATAAAGCCCGCCACCATAATCTCCCCCGTTCACAGAACCATCCGGGTCAGACAATAAATGCAGGTAAGAATAGGTATCGAAAATAAGGCAGGGTTGCTGCAACGCTTTCAGCCGGTAACTGCTCTGCCCTGTTACACTGGCAGAGGTAGTATCAAAATCGGCCTGCATAAATACCCGGTTGGAATCATTGAAGCGGAAGTAATAATGATAAGTAGCACCATTGGCTGGAACAATGGTGGCCTTCCAGCCGTCGGCTGCAGCCAAAAGGGCAGCCTGGTATTTATCGAGTGTTTCATTGATCCGCTCATCGGGCGATTTATCAAAAACCGGATCATCATCTTTGCTGCAGGATGATAGCCCAACCACTATGAACAGGAGATATAATAAATTATTTTTCATTCTTCTTATCACTTTATTAAATAAGGATTCCGGTTATTATCGGATCAAACTTTCAACAGAAGCCCTTGTACGCGTCTGCAGGCTATAAAAATCAATACCCCATACGTCTTTAAAATAGGTCACCGCGATTGCCTCTTTTTGCCGTAACCGGCTTTTGGCATCGGCCTGTGTGGTGCCATTGATGCTGGTGCCTGCAGGAATGCTGTTCACGATCCTGTCAAAGCCTGCTTTGCCTTCTACCAGCATCATGGCAATCATTTCCACAAAATCCTCGTCAGGAGCCGACATGGCATAATTTGTCACAAAACCATCTCTACGTGCCGCAGCATCGGACATATTGGTCCAATTGGCGGTGTACAACCCTGTTGTGATCCTTTTAAAATCCTGGGTATACATAATATTCTGGTGGAGAATATGGCCAAACTCATGTTCAATGGTGTGGAACATCATTTTTATATTGGCAGAATCAGCAGGTTGATAGCTGGGCATTGCCTTAGTCCTGAAATCATTCAATACATACAACACTACCTTACGTCCGCCTTCTGCGGTTCCCAGTGTTATGGTCCCATCCGTATTATAGCTGGCGCTGCCTGCCAATACAAAAAACTTAGGACAGTATTTCTTGATGAAAAGCTCCCCTGCTTCCGCCACATAGTTATCGATCCACACTTTTTTTACTGCTTCCATGACCGGAATGATCTTTTCCTCCTTAGGGGGCACCAATGTTTTATTCAGTTCCAGTTCAAACTGGTCCCACTTGTACTTAACAGCAATATTGTAGGGCTTTGTGAGGTTATCATAGATCCAGTAATCTATGGGGCCTTTCACCCAGGTATCCCCTCCCAGTCCGGGTATTTCATCAATATTATTCAGATCATCTTCCTTTTTGCAGGCTGTTATCACAGAAATGCAGGCAAGGAGTAAGAATACACGCCTGCTGTATCTTAACACATAAACACGTATTTTCCTCAGCATGCTTTTCACCGGATGCAACCAGCCTGCTGTATCGTCATTCTCTATATTATCCCAAAAAGCAGCCTCATGACGCCTGTATGCAGCATCATTCCGGAGTGCACCGGCCCTTACAGAGATCGGGATTATTTTAGCCTGCTGTTCCATATCATTGTTCGTTTACTTTTTGTAATTGCTTTCGTTTTAACGTGGGTTCAGGTCCAGACCGGAGAGCTTGGCCGATTCCGGGATCTGGAATACCCTGCGCTTATCATCAGGTTCCAATGTGAATGACTCACCTTTCCACACACTGTGCTTCACCGGCAGCTTATGCCGCAACAGATCGAACCAGCGCATGCCTTCCTGTACAAACTCGGCCCTTTTAAAATCAAGTACGCAAGCCACTACACCCGCCTGTGTACCGGAAGCGCCATAAAAATTCTGGATGCGGTAAGCCGTGAGGGTGTGGGATGAAGCATTATAATTGGCAATACGGGTGGAAGCATACGCATTCAGGTCATCAACAGCCTCTGTTATCTTATTCAGTTGTGCATTGGCCTCCGCCCTGTTAAACAATGCTTCCTCGGCAGTAAACAAAGGCACCATTACATAAGGATACCCTATCTCTGCATTGACAGATATCCTTACAAAATATTCATTCACTTTTGGCAACACATAGTTATTGGTGCCTCCCTCATAGAGCTGATAATTAAATGCCCAGGTGCCGCCTGTTACATTGCGGCCTAATATCACATCCGACAGGCTATCGTTCAAGCCATACCGTGTACGGTAATAAGTACG of Paraflavitalea devenefica contains these proteins:
- a CDS encoding DUF4302 domain-containing protein codes for the protein MKNNLLYLLFIVVGLSSCSKDDDPVFDKSPDERINETLDKYQAALLAAADGWKATIVPANGATYHYYFRFNDSNRVFMQADFDTTSASVTGQSSYRLKALQQPCLIFDTYSYLHLLSDPDGSVNGGDYGGGLYYDFEFAIDTVTADSIKMTGRFNGSKLILQKATRAERTAWENQSWAKSLTLQHVGKFLTYFTRLEVGGQQFDLNVDPLSRRITFYTYSGSGSRHGFTTLFTYSPSGVELTTPFNTGSGMITGFTHMNWDSVDNKLWLQVNGAPASISSAIAPIVVDLTAPTRWRQSAILEGTYWISVTGFTKSKKLDALNIFSIPNYYYTMYYPRFGTSGGVTYDFGGIAYVNNNALAAYGPAFRPPVFTPDGRIIFSLLGTYGAAPSSGSISIMSSVGTEYTQAEGYYFIQTSPSTYDMVCARDARSWIKWQALD
- a CDS encoding zinc-binding metallopeptidase, producing the protein MEQQAKIIPISVRAGALRNDAAYRRHEAAFWDNIENDDTAGWLHPVKSMLRKIRVYVLRYSRRVFLLLACISVITACKKEDDLNNIDEIPGLGGDTWVKGPIDYWIYDNLTKPYNIAVKYKWDQFELELNKTLVPPKEEKIIPVMEAVKKVWIDNYVAEAGELFIKKYCPKFFVLAGSASYNTDGTITLGTAEGGRKVVLYVLNDFRTKAMPSYQPADSANIKMMFHTIEHEFGHILHQNIMYTQDFKRITTGLYTANWTNMSDAAARRDGFVTNYAMSAPDEDFVEMIAMMLVEGKAGFDRIVNSIPAGTSINGTTQADAKSRLRQKEAIAVTYFKDVWGIDFYSLQTRTRASVESLIR